In Nitrospirota bacterium, the DNA window TGCGGAATATAGGTAAACAGGCGCAGGACATGGGGCTGTCAGAGTCAGAATATGCCTTATACAAAATTCTTGCTGCAGATGCTTCATCACATGAACAAGAGGATAAATTTAAAGGGTACATGGTTAGAGAACCATCTGTTCCATATGGTGAGAAAAAAGATACTCATAAAGAACTGACGCGCTCCATTATAGAATCGTTAGAAAATCTTGCTGTAATTGACTGGTTTCATAAGGACGATATTCAGCGTGAGATGAGAAAACGGATAAAGGGAATCTTAAGAGGAAAAGGTTATCAATTTGAGGAAATTGAAACTCTGACAGCTAAGATTATGGATTTAGCAAGGGTAAGACTTGCAAGATGAAGCTGGAAAAAGGAACAATTTCATTTGGTAAAACAAATATAAATTTTTCTGTTAAGCGCAGTAAAAGAAGAAAAACCGTAAGTATCTTTGTTGACCCATTTGAAGGGGTTTTTTTAAGGGCGCCTTTAAGAGTATCACTCAACTTACTTTCAAAATTGGTACATTCAAAGGCCATATGGATTCTGGATAAACAACGACGCATAAATGAAGCAATAGGATATCTACCCAAAAGAGAATTTGTCACAGGTGAGTCTTTCTTGTATTTGGGGAGGCAATTGCGTCTTAAGGTATTAAAATCTAAAAACAAATTAAATCCTTATAACACAAGAGATACAAAGAAACTGGATTCCCGTTTTCACGGGAATGACATTTTCGGGGCAAGGGTTGCGGTTAAGGGTGGAAGATTTTTAGTTAGTATTAATAGTAATAATAACGATTCGGATAGAATGAAAATAATAAGAGAAATACTTTCTCATTGGTATAAAAGACATGCAAGAAAGGTTTTAGTTAATAGAGTAAAAGTCTATTCAAAGAAATTAAGGGTGTTCATTCCAGAGATAATCTTAGCTAATCAAACTAAGCGCTGGGGCAGTTGTAACAGGA includes these proteins:
- a CDS encoding M48 family metallopeptidase, with product MKLEKGTISFGKTNINFSVKRSKRRKTVSIFVDPFEGVFLRAPLRVSLNLLSKLVHSKAIWILDKQRRINEAIGYLPKREFVTGESFLYLGRQLRLKVLKSKNKLNPYNTRDTKKLDSRFHGNDIFGARVAVKGGRFLVSINSNNNDSDRMKIIREILSHWYKRHARKVLVNRVKVYSKKLRVFIPEIILANQTKRWGSCNRKGRIRFNWHIIMAPMSLVDYVVAHEICHLKHINHSENFWKLLGRIMPDYEARRERLCKEGPRYYF
- a CDS encoding DUF3387 domain-containing protein; its protein translation is RNIGKQAQDMGLSESEYALYKILAADASSHEQEDKFKGYMVREPSVPYGEKKDTHKELTRSIIESLENLAVIDWFHKDDIQREMRKRIKGILRGKGYQFEEIETLTAKIMDLARVRLAR